The following is a genomic window from Antricoccus suffuscus.
CGCCAGCCGGTCCACATCGGGAACCATCTCGCGGTCGGCCAGTAGTCCGAAGTTGAGCTGGCCGCGGTAACCCTGCACGGTGATGTTGAGGCCCTGCCCGTCGAGGATCACCGACACCGGATAGATCGCCTCGAGCTTCGCGCCACCCATGTAGGCCTGCACATCGGGCCCCGGCACATTGGAGATGACCAAGTTGGAGGGGTACAGGCGATAGATCAGGCCAGTCTCGAAGGCGACCCGCGCCGCGCGCGCCATCAGTAGCGGTGGCGCGAAGTTGGTGACGCCATCTACCAAGCCGGGCGGGATCGCCGCTTGCGCAGACTTGGCGGCCTGAGTCGTCTGGTTGCAGGCCAACAGCCGTTTGACGGGGTCACTGATGTTGGTCGGCAGGGGAGTGAACATCGCCGAGACCTTGTTGCCCATCGAGGAGCGTTGAGATTCGTCGCGCACCGATACCGGGATCATGGTGATGAGCGGTTCGGCCGGCAGCGCTCCGCGCTGGTCGAGCCATCGCCGCAGCGCGCCGGCGGAGATGGCGAGTACGACGTCGTTGACCGACGTACCGAACGTGCTTTTGACCTTGCGTACGTCGGATAGCGCCGCGTGCGAGATGCCCAGTCGACGATGCGCGCTGATCTGGCCGTTGAAGGGAGTCTCCGGTGGACGGTTGTTGGCGGTCTGAATGATCTCGCCGTCGCCGCTGTTTCGGCGGCGGCGCAGCAGTTGGGCGAAGGGTGTGACGGCCTTGCCGAGGGTGGGAGCCACTCGCACCAAGGTGCCGGCGATCCGCAACGCGTCGACCGGCCGTGAGGCGAGCCCGATCGCGCCCTTCGCTAGGAGGGCGCGCGCCGAGGGCTCCTTGCGCGGCCGGAACGGTATGGGGTCGTCTTTGAACTCTGGATTCGGTGAGAGGTCGATGAGGACGTTGAGGAGCTCGACTCCGGACGCGCCGTCGATCATCGCGTGATGGACCTTCATGTAGACCGCGATCTTGCCGTGCTCAAGCCCGGAGATCAGGTAGACCTCCCACAGCGGCCGTTTGCGGTCCAGTGGACGTGCGTGCAGGCGGCAGACCTGGTCGGTGAGCTGCTTCTGCGAGCCGGGCGCGGGCAGGCCGACTTCGCGAATGTGAAACTCGAGGTCAAAATCGACGTCGTCGACCCAGAACGGGTGGTCCAGGCCCAACGGCACGTCCTTGAGGCGGCGCCGGAACATCGGGATCTTCCCGAGTCGGCCCTCGAGCATCGCGGTCAGGTGAGCGAGGTCGAACGGTTCGCTCATGCCGCTCGGGTCCAGGATGCTGATGCTTCCCACGTGGCCGGTCGAGTTGGACGTTTCCAATGAGAGGAACGCCGCGTCCATGCCAGATAGCTGCCTCATTGTGTCTCCTCGGTCGATGTCGTTCAGGTCAACTTGAGTCAGGTCGATTTCGGCAAAGTCGATTTCATCCAAGTAGTGATTGATTCGGCGACTCGCTGCGGCGCCTCGACCTGTGGCGTGTGCCCGACGCCGGGGATCTCGTCGTACGTCCAGGACGGTTCCGCCGTGGCGAGGGCGCGCCCGGCGCTGACCGGCACGAGGCGATCTTTTTCGCCATGGATGAGCAGCACCGGCGCGGTGATCGCATGCAGTCGCGAGAGGTAACGCTTGGAGCGCATGTTTTGCAGCATCAGCGACCGGGTCGCGACGAGGAAGGCATGGTCGGACTCGGGGAACTCGCGGCGCTCGGCCGCGAGCGCGACGCTGGCCTCGACGAAGTCTCGGTCGATATCGCTCTGGTCAGCGACGCAGATGTCCAGCGTGTCCTGCACCTGTTCGCGCGGCGTGGTCGTGCGCGCAACCTTTGCCATATAGCGTTCCCCGACGCCGGGCAGCGTGTATAGCAAGAACTGCGTGAATACCTGGCGATCCGGGCGCTTGACCTCGAGCGGGAGGGCCGGGTCGATGAGCACCGCGCCCGCGACGTACGCCGGATACGCGCTCGCGACCAGGCCGCTGATCATGCCGCCCATCGAGTTGCCGACAAGGATGGTCGGCTGGCCGATGACCTCATCGAGGAACCGCGCGACGAGCGCGACATTGGACTCCACGCTGCTGGTGCGGCCGGCCGAGCGCGTCAGCCCGAATCCGACGAGGTCGAGCGCCATCACATGGTGGTCCGCGGCGAGTTCCTGCGCGAGAAGTACCCAGTTGAGGTGTGAACCACCGAGCCCATGCACAAACAGGACCGGGGTGCTGTCCGTCGGGCCACCGAAGTCGACGTAGTTGGTGGGGCCGTCGATGTCGACGGTGCGGTTGGTGCCGTTCCAGGGTGCGGCGTACAAGGTCATCGGCTCAGCCTTCGTCGGGGGTCGGATAAAACGCGCGCAGCGGAAGCGGCGCCTTGAACGGCGTCCAGCTGTCGGCCGGCTGGGCGAGCCGATTGGCAATCGCCCACAGCGTGTAGGCGTCGACGCCGAAGCCGAGGTGGCTGGCCCGGACGCGGATGTTTTCGCTGAATGGCCCGGTCGGCTCGATGCAGCGGTCCCACGCCACAATGCCGTCCAACCGTGAGTAGATCGAGGTGGAGGGGACCGTGAGCGGTTTCGCGCTGAGCTCAATGTTGGGGACCGGCCCCTCGGTGGCGTGTAGGTGCGAGTAGCGCTGGAAGGTGCGGTCAGCGCGGCTTTGCGCCGGATCATTCAGGCGGTAGGGGCTACCGAGCGTGATGACCTGGCGTACGTCGGACGGCCGCCGCTGAGCGAGGTTGCGGGCATAGATGCCGCCGAGGCTCCATCCGATCAGCGTGACCTTGCCGCCGGATCGTTGGGCGATGCGTTCGACGGCCGCCGGCAACTCGTGTACGACGGCGTTGGTCGGCCCCACGTTGCGGCCCAGATGCCAGCCGTAGACGCGGTATCCGAGGAAGTCTAGATAGTTGCGCAACACGAGCGTCGAGCCGTCGGAGGCCATCAGGCCGGGCAGCACGAAGACCGCATGCCCGTCGCCGTGGCGGGCGCTCATCAGCCACGGGATGCTCCACAGCGTGTTCTGGAACTCCATCAGTCCGCGGACCGGCTCGGTCCCGGTCAGCCAGTACGACGGCGCGCCGCGGGGCGGTTGGGGCGGGACAGAGCGCAACTTCGAGGCGCCGGTGCGCCGATCGCGTTGCGGTTGCTCGGGGTGTGTCATCGTGCTGCGGTGCCTCCAACTAGAGTGTCCTAGGTCACTCATGCTAGCCGCATGGGTGTGGTCCGTGATGGGGGATCCGACCAAGTCGGCGTACGCCGTGGTGCCGGGCCCTTTTAAGAGGAGGAAGTATGAGTTTCAACCTTGCCGTCATGTTGCGCGAATCCGCGACCAGTACGCCGGACAAGCCCGCGGCGTACTGGGCGGCCGGCGACCTGACGTACGCGGACCTGGATCGGTGCAGCACCGAGTTTGCCAACGGATTGCGCGCGGCCGGGCTCTCGATCGGCGACGTGGTCTGCGCGCAGTTGCCCAACTGTCCGGAGTTTCTGATCGCCTACTTCGGCACGCTCAAGGCCGGCATGACGTTTCTGCCGATCAACCCGCTGCTGACGGCCCCCGAGGTCATCTATCACCTCGAGGACTCGCACTCGAAGCTCTTCCTCGCCTTCCCGATGGTCGCCGTGTCCGCGGGGGAGGCGTCGGCGTCGACCGGCGTACCGCTCTATCTGCTCGGTGGCGCCGCGGCTCCTGGTCAGCACGGCTACGACGAGCTGCTCGGCGACACCAGCGTGCACCCGGTGTACGGCGACATCGCCCCCACCAAACCGGAGTCGACGGCCGTGCTCGTCTACACCAGCGGTACGACGGGCAAGCCCAAGGGCGCGATGCTCAGCCACTTCCAGCTGTATTCCGGCTGCGACATCACCGGCAACCTCTTCGGGATGCGCGCCGATGACGTCGGGCTCGGCGTACTGCCGTTCTTCCACGTCTTCGGGCTGTGCACCGTGATCAACACCTGTATTCGGTTCGGCGCCAGCATCGTGGTCATTCCTAGGTTCGAGGTCGCGGCCGTGATGGATGCCGTGGAGAAGTACCGCGTAAGCGTGGTGTCCGGCGTACCGACGATGCTGCAGGCGATGCTGTCGGACACCCAGGAGCGTGACCTGGGTGCGCTGC
Proteins encoded in this region:
- a CDS encoding esterase/lipase family protein, giving the protein MTHPEQPQRDRRTGASKLRSVPPQPPRGAPSYWLTGTEPVRGLMEFQNTLWSIPWLMSARHGDGHAVFVLPGLMASDGSTLVLRNYLDFLGYRVYGWHLGRNVGPTNAVVHELPAAVERIAQRSGGKVTLIGWSLGGIYARNLAQRRPSDVRQVITLGSPYRLNDPAQSRADRTFQRYSHLHATEGPVPNIELSAKPLTVPSTSIYSRLDGIVAWDRCIEPTGPFSENIRVRASHLGFGVDAYTLWAIANRLAQPADSWTPFKAPLPLRAFYPTPDEG
- a CDS encoding long-chain-fatty-acid--CoA ligase, which gives rise to MSFNLAVMLRESATSTPDKPAAYWAAGDLTYADLDRCSTEFANGLRAAGLSIGDVVCAQLPNCPEFLIAYFGTLKAGMTFLPINPLLTAPEVIYHLEDSHSKLFLAFPMVAVSAGEASASTGVPLYLLGGAAAPGQHGYDELLGDTSVHPVYGDIAPTKPESTAVLVYTSGTTGKPKGAMLSHFQLYSGCDITGNLFGMRADDVGLGVLPFFHVFGLCTVINTCIRFGASIVVIPRFEVAAVMDAVEKYRVSVVSGVPTMLQAMLSDTQERDLGALRVAISGGASLPGAVMAQFEEKFKIWVLEGYGLTETSAVAAFNRSLEERKVLSIGVPMWGADMRIVDAEGVELPRGPENVGEIVIRGPSVMTGYLGRPEATAEAFKDGWFHSGDLGYRDEDGYFFIVDRSKDLIIRGGYNVYPREIEEVLFAHPQIAEAAVIGKPDERLGEEVVAVISLVPDAQLTAEDIVAYTKTQLAAYKYPREIRFVTELPKGPTGKILKTELRD
- a CDS encoding WS/DGAT/MGAT family O-acyltransferase — its product is MRQLSGMDAAFLSLETSNSTGHVGSISILDPSGMSEPFDLAHLTAMLEGRLGKIPMFRRRLKDVPLGLDHPFWVDDVDFDLEFHIREVGLPAPGSQKQLTDQVCRLHARPLDRKRPLWEVYLISGLEHGKIAVYMKVHHAMIDGASGVELLNVLIDLSPNPEFKDDPIPFRPRKEPSARALLAKGAIGLASRPVDALRIAGTLVRVAPTLGKAVTPFAQLLRRRRNSGDGEIIQTANNRPPETPFNGQISAHRRLGISHAALSDVRKVKSTFGTSVNDVVLAISAGALRRWLDQRGALPAEPLITMIPVSVRDESQRSSMGNKVSAMFTPLPTNISDPVKRLLACNQTTQAAKSAQAAIPPGLVDGVTNFAPPLLMARAARVAFETGLIYRLYPSNLVISNVPGPDVQAYMGGAKLEAIYPVSVILDGQGLNITVQGYRGQLNFGLLADREMVPDVDRLAAYLIDELDLLIAAADKKIAADTTHKSTPRKKSATA
- a CDS encoding alpha/beta fold hydrolase, which produces MTLYAAPWNGTNRTVDIDGPTNYVDFGGPTDSTPVLFVHGLGGSHLNWVLLAQELAADHHVMALDLVGFGLTRSAGRTSSVESNVALVARFLDEVIGQPTILVGNSMGGMISGLVASAYPAYVAGAVLIDPALPLEVKRPDRQVFTQFLLYTLPGVGERYMAKVARTTTPREQVQDTLDICVADQSDIDRDFVEASVALAAERREFPESDHAFLVATRSLMLQNMRSKRYLSRLHAITAPVLLIHGEKDRLVPVSAGRALATAEPSWTYDEIPGVGHTPQVEAPQRVAESITTWMKSTLPKST